In one Triplophysa dalaica isolate WHDGS20190420 chromosome 9, ASM1584641v1, whole genome shotgun sequence genomic region, the following are encoded:
- the gucy2f gene encoding LOW QUALITY PROTEIN: retinal guanylyl cyclase 2 (The sequence of the model RefSeq protein was modified relative to this genomic sequence to represent the inferred CDS: inserted 1 base in 1 codon), whose amino-acid sequence MQHIHLPFGGSLWELSGYHCCPILRSRHSLFTLPFCSIRLWIILGILTFPWCVQCQVFKVGVLGPWNCDPYFAKALPAVASRLAVSRINXDFSLDLGCTMDFVILQEECETSKALTSFIQYESVVDAFVGPTNPGYCNAASLLAKNWDKAIFSWACINYELDRVQGYPTFGRTLPSPTLVLYSVLKYFRWANIGIVSSNEDIWIDTAAKVANALRNQGLSVAIVASTGNNDTMTENTLLSIQNAGQIKVIIMCMHSALIGGEQQASFLMKAYDMGLTKGRYVFLPYDTLLYSLPYSNTTYFPLQNNTKLRQAYDAVLTVTMESDLMSFNEAFNMAKWLGELTVSQEPQQVSPLFGTIYNSLYLIAKSMHNTRKAGKRLSGTNLAFFTKNITFTGFNQNIRMDPQGNGKTSYVILDTDGWGAQLYRCFQVDLTSDMVLFAGSPINFPGGSPPPSDSSCWFDPNAICTGGVEITYVIIAFVIVLILVLGSMGITLLIRRRIQQIQMIKGPNRILLTLEDLTFINPQLSRRKITLDDLTDSKSYIEEKSTGGRSRSVNSMATATHETSNVAVYEGDWVWLKKFKEGHFKEVKQSTTKIFTKMKDLRNENVNPFLGFFNDCEMFAIVTEHCSRGSLHDLIRNEDVKLDWMFKSSLVLDLIKGMKYLHHRDFSHGQLKSRNCVVDGRFVLKITDYGYNEILENQKAPKEIPPPEDLFWTAPELLRDPQNSRKGTYKGDVYSFSIILQEVVVRRGPYCMLGLSPEEIIRKVKKPPPMCRPTVAPDQAPLECIQLMKQCWSEQPDRRPSFDEIFDQFKLINKGKKTNIIDSMLRMLEQYSSNLEDLIRERTEELEVEKQRTEKLLSEMLPPSVAEALKTGVSVEPEYFDQVTIYFSDIVGFTTISSLSDPIEVVDLLNDLYTLFDAVLGSHDVYKVETIGDAYMVASGLPKRNGNKHAAEIANMSLNILSSVGSFKMRHMPEVPVRIRIGIHSGSCVAGVVGLTMPRYCLFGDTVNTASRMESTGLPYRIHVNISTVNILRSLNDGYKIDVRGKTELKGKGVEETYWLVGKSNFTKPLPNPPAIKPGVNWQDMVTEEIKSIFRKAKRQVDKPKI is encoded by the exons ATGCAACATATTCACCTCCCATTCGGAGGTTCTCTATGGGAGTTATCTGGTTACCACTGTTGCCCCATCCTCAGGAGCAGACACAGCCTCTTCACACTCCCATTTTGCAGCATTAGACTATGGATTATTCTTGGCATTTTAACGTTTCCATGGTGTGTCCAATGTCAGGTTTTCAAAGTGGGTGTCTTAGGGCCTTGGAACTGTGACCCTTATTTCGCCAAAGCACTACCTGCTGTTGCGTCCAGACTGGCCGTCAGTCGCATAA AGGATTTCAGTTTAGATCTGGGCTGTACGATGGACTTCGTCATCCTTCAAGAGGAATGCGAAACATCTAAAGCATTGACTTCCTTTATACAATATGAGAGTGTTGTGGATGCGTTTGTAGGCCCTACAAATCCAGGATATTGCAATGCAGCGTCTCTTTTGGCCAAGAACTGGGACAAAGCTATATTTTCATGGGCGTGCATTAACTATGAGTTAGACCGGGTCCAGGGCTACCCAACATTTGGGCGAACTTTACCATCTCCAACATTGGTGCTGTATAGCGTGCTGAAGTACTTCAGATGGGCTAATATAGGCATTGTTTCTTCTAATGAGGATATATGGATTGACACTGCCGCCAAAGTGGCCAATGCTCTCAGAAACCAGGGGCTGTCTGTTGCTATTGTTGCGTCCACAGGGAATAACGACACCATGACGGAGAACACACTGTTGAGCATCCAAAATGCAGGGCAGATAAAAG TCATCATTATGTGCATGCACTCAGCTCTCATTGGAGGAGAGCAACAAGCATCTTTCCTGATGAAGGCTTATGATATGGGCCTGACAAAGGGTCGCTATGTGTTCTTACCATACGACACTCTCCTGTACAGCCTGCCGTACAGCAACACCACCTATTTCCCactacaaaacaacacaaaactacGCCAAGCATATGATGCTGTACTCACCGTCACCATGGAGTCTGATTTGATGTCATTCAACGAAGCGTTTAATATGGCCAAATGGCTAGGAGAGCTAACAGTGTCACAAGAGCCACAACAG GTCTCTCCACTCTTTGGTACTATCTACAACAGTTTGTACCTCATTGCCAAGTCCATGCACAATACCAGAAAAGCAGGTAAGCGGCTCTCTGGGACCAACTTGGCCTTCTTCACAAAGAACATCACGTTTACTGGATTCAACCAGAATATTCGCATGGACCCCCAAGGTAATGGAAAAACCAGCTATGTGATCTTGGACACTGATGGCTGGGGAGCTCAGCTGTATCGTTGCTTTCAAGTGGACCTGACCTCAGACATGGTCCTGTTTGCCGGCTCACCCATTAATTTTCCCGGAGGCTCCCCGCCACCTTCAGATTCGAGCTGCTGGTTTGACCCCAATGCTATCTGCACGGGAG GTGTGGAAATAACATATGTCATCATAGCATTCGTGATTGTATTAATTTTAGTTCTTGGTTCTATGGGAATAACTCTACTCATAAG GAGGCGAATCCAGCAAATTCAGATGATTAAAGGGCCCAACAGAATCTTACTTACTCTTGAAGACCTAACCTTCATCAACCCTCAGCTGAGCAGGAGG AAAATCACCCTTGATGATCTTACCGATTCAAAAAGTTACATTGAGGAAAAAAGCACAGGTGGCCGTTCCCGCTCCGTCAACAGTATGGCAACGGCTACACATGAAACCTCAAATGTGGCCGTCTATGAG GGTGACTGGGTTTGGCTAAAGAAATTTAAGGAGGGACACTTCAAAGAGGTTAAACAAAGCACCACAAAAATCTTTACCAAG ATGAAGGACCTACGAAATGAAAATGTCAATCCATTTCTGGGATTCTTCAACGATTGTGAGATGTTTGCCATCGTCACTGAACACTGTTCTCGAGGGAGTCTACACGACCTCATTCGTAATGAAGATGTCAAACTGGACTGGATGTTTAAATCTTCCTTAGTTCTGGATCTAATTAAG GGCATGAAATATCTTCATCACAGGGATTTTTCTCACGGGCAGCTAAAATCTCGTAATTGTGTAGTAGATGGACGTTTTGTTCTAAAGATCACAGATTATGGTTACAATGAGATCCTCGAGAACCAGAAAGCTCCAAAAGAGATCCCGCCTCCGGAGG ATCTCTTCTGGACAGCACCAGAACTGCTTAGAGATCCACAAAATTCGAGGAAAGGTACATATAAAGGAGATGTATATAGCTTTTcaattattcttcaagaagttGTTGTCAGAAGAGGTCCTTACTGCATGCTCGGCTTGTCTCCTGAAG AGATAATAAGGAAGGTGAAGAAACCTCCGCCCATGTGCAGACCCACAGTGGCTCCAGATCAAGCTCCATTGGAATGTATTCAGCTTATGAAACAGTGCTGGAGTGAACAACCTGACAGAAGACCTTCTTTTGATGAGATCTTTGATCAG TTCAAACTCATCAACAAAGGCAAAAAGACCAATATCATTGACTCCATGCTGCGGATGCTGGAGCAGTACTCCTCTAACCTGGAGGACCTGATCAGAGAAAGAACAGAGGAGCTGGAGGTGGAGAAGCAGAGGACAGAGAAACTTCTATCTGAGATGCTTCCACC TTCTGTGGCAGAAGCTCTGAAAACCGGCGTCTCCGTGGAGCCAGAGTACTTCGATCAGGTCACCATCTACTTCAGTGACATTGTGGGCTTTACCACCATCTCATCCCTCAGCGATCCAATCGAGGTTGTAGACCTTCTCAATGACCTTTACACTCTATTTGATGCTGTGCTGGGCAGCCACGATGTCTACAAG GTTGAAACCATTGGAGATGCTTACATGGTGGCTTCAGGCCTTCCAAAGAGGAATGGTAACAAGCATGCGGCTGAGATCGCAAATATGTCCTTGAACATTCTTAGCTCTGTGGGTTCCTTCAAGATGAGGCACATGCCGGAAGTTCCGGTCAGGATACGGATTGGCATACACTCGG GGTCGTGTGTTGCCGGGGTCGTGGGTCTAACTATGCCTAGATACTGCCTTTTTGGAGACACAGTCAACACCGCCTCTCGTATGGAATCTACAGGGTTGC CTTACAGAATTCACGTGAATATTAGTACAGTAAACATTCTCCGGTCACTGAACGACGGGTACAAAATAGACGTTAGAGGGAAGACTGAGCTGAAG GGAAAAGGTGTTGAAGAAACTTACTGGCTTGTTGGAAAATCTAATTTCACAAAGCCTTTGCCAAATCCACCAGCGATCAAACCAGG AGTCAACTGGCAAGACATGGTGACCGAGGAAATCAAGTCAATATTCCGCAAGGCCAAGAGACAAGTGGACAAGCCCAAAATCTGA